In Lycium ferocissimum isolate CSIRO_LF1 chromosome 7, AGI_CSIRO_Lferr_CH_V1, whole genome shotgun sequence, the sequence TAACAATGAATCTATAGTATAATATGGAAGTTATACTCGGTCCTGTTTCCTCTTAATAACAGCAAATTTCTATTTTTCATGTAAAATGTCTCTGTTTGGAATTTCAGTCAAAAAGGAATGCCCCAATTAACTTTGAATTTGAGATGGTAGAACATTTCTATATTAAAATGAGGCACAAAAGTTATTTTGAGCTTGTTGCAGGTGTGTTAAATTATTTCATAGCTTGTAGATGCAGTTAGGAGTGACTTTTGTCGGACTTGATCAATATGCTAAGTGATGCATGGAAATTTTTTAGTGATCTGAATGACAATTGATATGTGCGTATATGTGTAAAGCCACTCATTTTCTCTTCTCATGTGATGTTTTAATGGCCAGGGAGTACTGACAGAGACTACAGCAGAGTTAGCTGCTTCACTTTCTTTAGCAGCAGCAAGAAGAATTGTGGAGGCGGATGAGTTCATGAGAAATGGAAAATATGAAGGATGGCTCCCGCATTTGTATGAAAATCCTTGAACTCGATTACATTCTATTTATTGTGTTTCCTCAGGTGTTTAACGTTTGGTCTATAACTTCAACACATCGTGTCTTCTAGGTTTGTGGGGAACTTGCTTAAAGGACAAACTGTTGGTGTTATTGGAGCTGGTCGTATTGGATCTGCTTATGCTAGAATGATGGTAATCAGCTACGATTTATCCTGAAATTGTATATAGATTTACTATGCTAATTGGAGCAACTTTGGTGTTTTATCCCAACAGGTTGAAGGCTTCAAAATGAATTTGATCTACTATGACCTGTATCAATCTACTCGTCTCGAAAAATTTGTGACAGGCATGTTTTGATCAGTCTGCTATATAACAATTTCTCAAGCTCATTGCatgtacttatttttttctcGCCTTTGCAGCCTATGGTCAGTTCCTGAAAGCGAATGGTGAACAGCCTGTAACATGGAAAAGAGCTTCATCGATGGAAGAGGTGCTCCAAGAGGCCGATGTGGTAATTATTTTCTACATCAAAGGTGCACTTTAAGGTTTCTtagtcatagtactgaatatctCATTATAGTTCTTAATGCTTCTATAGATAAGTCTACATCCAATCCTTGATAAAACAACGTACCACCTTGTGAACAAAGAACGGCTTGCAATGATGAAGAAGGTAATATTTGTTGCAAGAATATCTATGATGCTTGCTGATTTATACAAGTATGATATCTTGATATTACTCAGCTGAAACATGCAGGAAGCAATACTTGTGAACTGTAGTAGGGGGCCCGTGATTGATGAAGTAGCTCTTGTTGAGCATCTGAGAGAAAATCCCATGTTCCGTGTTGGCCTTGATGTGTTTGAGGTAATCACGATActaatcttttttattttcggCAATCCCCTTCTCCTATTATGAAAATGTAAAAAGGCGAATCCAATTATGTTATGCACCATTTCTAGCAAGCAAAAACCTGGCAAATAACTACTGGTGTAGAGTATGGGATCCTTTTTCTTGTCTTATACATTCGGGTAATGTGCTCATATTCGTTTAATTATCATGTTGTATTAGGACGAGCCCTACATGAAACCCGGTCTTGCAGACATGAAGAATGCTGTTGTGGTACCCCACATAGCTTCTGCTTCTAAGGTAATCTTGCACTTAattatgtattatgtatttatctGTGCTTAACCTCTAAGCTAAGAAGCAATATAATGTTCTGCTACAACAGCTACTTCCCATCTGATTCACCAAGTCTCGTGCTTTTTTATTAGTGTTGCCATTcgttataaaaaaatttaaatctcCTGATTCTTAATGCAGTGGACGCGTGAGGGAATGGCTACACTGGCTGCTCTAAATGTCCTGGTACGCAATTTTTAATGGAAATTAAAGACACAATTGTGCTAAAAATCACAGTGAAACATAAAGACATTGTTGTGCTTTGGATTCTGA encodes:
- the LOC132065165 gene encoding glycerate dehydrogenase HPR, peroxisomal, coding for MAKPVQIEVWNPNGKYRVVSTKSMPGTRWINLLIQQDCRLEICTEKKTILSVDDILALIGDRCDGLIGQLTEDWGETLFSALSKAGGKAFSNMAVGYNNVDVEAANKYGVAVGNTPGVLTETTAELAASLSLAAARRIVEADEFMRNGKYEGWLPHLFVGNLLKGQTVGVIGAGRIGSAYARMMVEGFKMNLIYYDLYQSTRLEKFVTAYGQFLKANGEQPVTWKRASSMEEVLQEADVISLHPILDKTTYHLVNKERLAMMKKEAILVNCSRGPVIDEVALVEHLRENPMFRVGLDVFEDEPYMKPGLADMKNAVVVPHIASASKWTREGMATLAALNVLGKIKGYPVWGNPNSVDMFLNENSPPPAACPSIVNSKALGLPVSKL